In the Candidatus Omnitrophota bacterium genome, one interval contains:
- a CDS encoding RluA family pseudouridine synthase, which translates to MQEYTLSVSDMDAGKRLDLFLADFFKKENLGVSRTFIQKAIAEGGVAIKGAPLVKPHLKVKSGDEIRIVVENRQHADLKAEEIPLDVVYEDDDLAVINKLPGLVVHPAPGNYEHTLVNALLHRFKKLSDINPERPGIVHRLDKDTSGLLVIAKNNTSHLDLARQFAKHSIKRKYIALVRGRMEFDENVIELPIGRHPHKRKNMSVGFGKNTKYAKTYYRTLKRKQDFSLLELEPFTGRTHQLRVHLAFLGHPVLGDAKYGNDNEFSRLALHARYIGFMHPRMGKFMEFSCDVPPEFTRFINK; encoded by the coding sequence ATGCAGGAATATACCTTAAGCGTATCAGACATGGATGCGGGTAAGCGCTTGGATTTATTCCTGGCAGATTTTTTCAAAAAGGAAAATCTAGGCGTTTCCCGTACCTTTATACAAAAAGCGATTGCAGAAGGAGGGGTCGCCATAAAGGGTGCGCCTTTAGTAAAGCCGCATCTTAAAGTCAAAAGCGGCGATGAAATAAGAATTGTTGTTGAAAACAGGCAGCATGCCGATTTAAAGGCAGAAGAAATACCTTTGGATGTTGTCTATGAAGACGATGACCTGGCAGTGATAAATAAATTGCCCGGCCTGGTAGTGCATCCTGCGCCGGGAAATTATGAACATACGCTGGTTAACGCGCTGCTGCACCGTTTTAAAAAATTATCAGATATTAATCCAGAGAGGCCTGGTATAGTACACAGGCTGGATAAGGATACATCGGGTCTTTTGGTCATCGCTAAAAATAATACCTCCCATCTTGACCTCGCCCGTCAGTTTGCCAAGCATAGTATTAAACGTAAATATATCGCCCTAGTCAGGGGTAGAATGGAATTCGACGAGAACGTCATTGAATTACCTATCGGCAGGCACCCGCATAAAAGAAAAAATATGTCGGTTGGTTTCGGTAAAAATACCAAATACGCCAAGACATATTACCGGACCTTAAAACGTAAACAGGATTTTAGCCTTCTGGAATTAGAGCCTTTTACGGGCAGGACCCATCAGTTAAGGGTGCACCTGGCTTTCCTGGGCCATCCTGTTTTGGGCGATGCCAAATATGGTAACGATAACGAATTCAGCCGCTTAGCATTGCATGCCCGCTATATCGGTTTCATGCATCCGCGTATGGGTAAGTTTATGGAATTCTCCTGCGACGTACCCCCGGAATTCACCAGATTCATAAACAAGTGA
- the lgt gene encoding prolipoprotein diacylglyceryl transferase: MHPIICKIGPLSIYSYGLMLVLALLTGSSLASLRAKKEGIDPDIIFNFSFIVFIWGIIGARLFYIIENAGYYLKNPLEIIMLQRGGLSWFGGLILSIFCAALYLKKKRLAAYKVLDCIVPFVALGQAIGRIGCLLNGCCFGKISKFGIYFKEYDSILIPTQIYSAFILVLIFITLRFLQDKPHKEGKIFFSYLLLYSTKRFFIEFWRADNEIIFLGLTLFQLISIGVFCLAVWKLLLIKRVKK; this comes from the coding sequence ATGCACCCTATAATCTGTAAAATCGGGCCCTTAAGCATCTATTCCTACGGCCTGATGCTGGTGTTGGCTCTTCTTACGGGTTCATCCTTAGCCAGCCTGCGGGCTAAAAAAGAAGGTATCGACCCCGATATAATTTTCAATTTTTCCTTTATTGTTTTTATCTGGGGGATTATCGGCGCGCGCCTATTCTATATAATCGAGAATGCCGGCTATTATTTAAAAAATCCTTTGGAAATAATTATGCTGCAGCGAGGAGGCCTATCGTGGTTCGGCGGATTGATACTTAGTATATTTTGCGCGGCCCTTTATTTAAAAAAGAAAAGATTAGCGGCGTATAAGGTCCTTGATTGCATTGTTCCCTTCGTAGCCCTGGGCCAGGCAATAGGCAGGATCGGTTGCCTACTCAACGGCTGTTGTTTCGGTAAAATATCCAAATTCGGCATCTATTTTAAAGAGTACGATTCAATACTTATCCCTACGCAGATTTATTCTGCGTTCATCCTGGTTTTAATTTTTATTACCTTAAGGTTCCTGCAGGATAAGCCGCATAAAGAAGGCAAGATATTTTTTAGTTATCTATTACTATATTCGACCAAGAGATTTTTTATAGAATTCTGGCGCGCTGACAATGAAATCATTTTTTTAGGCTTGACCTTATTCCAACTTATAAGTATTGGGGTGTTTTGCCTAGCCGTTTGGAAACTTCTTTTAATTAAGAGAGTCAAAAAATAA
- the lspA gene encoding signal peptidase II encodes MIFVISLSILFLDQFSKIIVSKNLSLNQSVPLIRGVFHLTLIHNRGAAFGMLRNQAQLFILTTVLAIIFILITLKKNKGKKRPIYNISLSCILGGALGNFIDRLTSGYVIDFLDFRIWPVFNVADSAITVGAILLGWALLKTKN; translated from the coding sequence ATGATTTTCGTCATCAGCCTCTCCATTCTTTTCTTAGACCAGTTCTCCAAAATAATTGTCAGTAAAAATTTATCATTGAACCAATCCGTGCCCCTGATAAGAGGCGTATTCCACCTTACGCTTATCCATAACCGCGGGGCGGCCTTTGGCATGTTGAGAAATCAGGCGCAGCTATTTATATTGACTACTGTTTTAGCTATAATTTTTATCCTGATAACCCTTAAAAAGAACAAAGGCAAGAAGCGCCCCATTTATAATATATCTTTAAGCTGTATTTTAGGCGGCGCCCTGGGTAATTTTATCGACCGGTTAACTTCGGGATATGTTATCGATTTTCTAGATTTTCGTATCTGGCCGGTATTTAATGTAGCCGATAGCGCGATAACTGTCGGGGCGATATTACTGGGGTGGGCCCTTTTAAAAACAAAAAATTGA